The following are from one region of the Cloacibacterium sp. TD35 genome:
- a CDS encoding DMT family transporter → MYKNSTFRLHLIVFLWGFTAILGKLIHANAEVLVFYRMLFASVFLYLFIRIIKKDNIKVSKKMLLKLVGVGSLMAFHWLFFFSSIKVSNVSIALSCLGTSTLFAALLEPLIFKRKIDVSEIIMGVVIVICISLIFKVEFQYKLGIIYGLICALLGTIFSVFNGKLYGKTSSGNIIFYEIFGGWLVISLYYVFSGQISQIGEISYRDLALLTLLASVFTAYPMFESVNLMKYISPFTLILTVNLEPIYGIILAFFIFGESEKMSAVFYGASLVMILAIVINGVIKARKNSKEVTLENTQE, encoded by the coding sequence ATGTATAAAAATTCTACTTTTAGGCTACATCTGATTGTTTTTTTATGGGGATTTACAGCAATTTTGGGAAAACTGATTCATGCGAATGCAGAAGTTTTGGTTTTCTATAGAATGCTTTTTGCTTCGGTTTTTCTTTATCTATTTATTAGAATTATCAAAAAAGACAACATAAAAGTTTCTAAAAAAATGCTCTTGAAACTAGTAGGAGTAGGTAGTTTAATGGCATTTCACTGGTTGTTTTTTTTCAGTTCTATTAAAGTGTCTAATGTATCTATTGCACTGAGTTGTCTGGGAACATCTACCTTGTTTGCCGCACTACTAGAACCTCTTATTTTTAAAAGAAAAATAGATGTTTCGGAGATTATAATGGGAGTGGTGATAGTGATTTGTATTTCCTTAATTTTCAAAGTAGAATTTCAGTATAAATTAGGAATTATTTACGGGTTAATTTGTGCTTTACTCGGAACGATTTTTTCAGTTTTTAACGGAAAATTATATGGCAAAACATCATCTGGAAATATTATTTTCTATGAAATTTTCGGAGGTTGGCTGGTGATAAGTTTGTATTATGTCTTTTCTGGACAAATTTCTCAAATTGGCGAAATAAGTTATCGAGATTTAGCGTTATTAACTTTATTGGCGAGTGTTTTTACAGCATATCCTATGTTTGAGTCAGTAAATTTAATGAAGTATATTTCACCATTTACTCTTATTCTTACAGTGAATTTAGAGCCTATTTATGGAATTATATTGGCATTTTTTATCTTTGGAGAATCAGAAAAAATGAGTGCCGTTTTTTATGGAGCCTCTTTGGTTATGATTTTAGCAATTGTTATTAATGGAGTCATTAAAGCCAGAAAAAACTCCAAAGAAGTAACATTAGAAAACACTCAAGAGTGA
- a CDS encoding acyl-CoA carboxylase subunit beta, producing the protein MDLQFNKNEDTNKLRLSEINHLYAKIKKGGGEKALQKQHEQGKLTARERIAYLLDNEDEAIEIAAFAGHEMYEEHGGCPSAGVVVKIGKISGKQCIVVANDATVKAGAWFPITGKKNLRAQEIAMENRLPIIYLVDSAGVYLPMQDEIFPDKEHFGRIFRNNAKMSAMGIIQISAIMGSCVAGGAYLPIMSDEAMIVDKTGSIFLAGSYLVKAAIGENIDNETLGGATTHCEISGVTDYKAKDDKDALDRIKNIMKSIGDFEKAGFDRTESFPPKDNPEEIFGIIPASRAEQYDTYEIIKRLVDNSEFEEYKPDYGKTIICATARIDGWSVGIVANQRKMVKSGKGEMQFGGVIYSDSADKATRFIANCNQRKIPLVFLQDVTGFMVGSKSEHGGIIKDGAKMVNAVANSVVPKFTIITGNSFGAGNYAMCGKAYDPRLIVSWPWAELAVMGGSQAAKVLVQIQESTLKKQGKEITTEEHNALVEKITQNYTKQTKVEYSAARIWVDAIINPLDTRKWISNGIEAANQSPITNKFNLGVIQV; encoded by the coding sequence ATGGACTTACAATTCAATAAAAACGAAGACACTAATAAACTCAGGCTTTCAGAAATTAATCATCTCTACGCCAAAATTAAAAAAGGTGGCGGAGAAAAAGCTTTACAAAAACAGCACGAACAAGGTAAACTCACTGCTAGAGAACGCATCGCTTATCTGCTTGATAATGAAGATGAAGCGATAGAAATAGCAGCTTTTGCAGGTCACGAAATGTATGAAGAACATGGTGGTTGTCCAAGTGCAGGAGTAGTCGTAAAAATAGGAAAGATTTCAGGCAAACAATGTATCGTTGTAGCCAATGATGCTACCGTAAAAGCAGGAGCATGGTTTCCTATTACAGGAAAGAAAAACCTCAGAGCACAAGAAATCGCCATGGAAAACAGATTGCCAATCATCTATTTGGTAGATTCTGCTGGTGTATATCTTCCGATGCAAGACGAAATTTTTCCTGACAAGGAACATTTTGGTAGAATTTTTAGAAATAATGCGAAAATGTCTGCTATGGGAATCATTCAAATTTCTGCTATTATGGGAAGCTGTGTTGCAGGTGGTGCTTACCTTCCAATTATGAGTGACGAAGCCATGATTGTAGATAAAACAGGCTCTATTTTCTTGGCAGGAAGTTACTTGGTAAAAGCTGCAATTGGTGAAAATATTGACAATGAAACTTTAGGCGGAGCAACTACACATTGTGAAATTTCTGGCGTAACCGATTACAAAGCCAAAGATGATAAAGACGCTTTAGACAGAATTAAAAACATTATGAAATCCATTGGTGATTTCGAAAAAGCGGGATTCGACAGAACAGAAAGTTTTCCTCCTAAAGATAATCCAGAAGAAATTTTTGGCATTATTCCCGCTTCTAGAGCAGAACAATATGACACTTATGAAATCATCAAACGATTAGTTGATAATTCAGAATTCGAAGAATATAAGCCAGACTATGGCAAAACCATTATTTGTGCTACCGCTAGAATTGATGGTTGGTCAGTAGGAATTGTAGCCAATCAAAGAAAAATGGTTAAATCTGGGAAAGGTGAAATGCAATTTGGAGGTGTTATTTATTCAGATTCTGCAGATAAAGCCACTAGATTTATAGCCAATTGTAATCAAAGAAAAATTCCATTGGTTTTCTTACAAGACGTTACTGGATTTATGGTAGGTTCCAAATCAGAACATGGGGGAATCATAAAAGACGGCGCCAAAATGGTAAATGCAGTTGCAAATTCAGTTGTTCCAAAATTTACGATTATAACAGGAAACTCATTTGGAGCAGGCAATTATGCCATGTGCGGAAAAGCTTATGACCCAAGATTAATTGTTTCTTGGCCATGGGCAGAATTAGCAGTTATGGGAGGTTCCCAAGCTGCAAAAGTTTTAGTTCAAATTCAAGAATCTACTCTCAAAAAACAAGGAAAGGAAATTACAACAGAAGAGCATAATGCACTTGTAGAGAAAATAACTCAGAACTACACTAAACAAACTAAAGTAGAATACTCAGCCGCTAGGATTTGGGTTGATGCTATTATCAATCCTTTAGATACTAGAAAATGGATTTCTAATGGTATTGAAGCCGCAAACCAATCTCCTATTACAAATAAATTCAATCTAGGAGTAATCCAAGTCTAA
- the rfbD gene encoding dTDP-4-dehydrorhamnose reductase: MKKILVTGANGQLGQCLQKISSQFEEFEFIFTDSETLDITNKEKVNDFFWQNAPDFCINAAAYTAVDLAETDVEKAFLVNADGTENLAEACADNNAQFIHVSTDYVFDGENNLAYTEEDFTNPLGVYGASKLAGDELALEVNPCSVILRTSWVYSEFGKNFVKTMLNLFATKEELNIVADQFGQPTNANDLAEAIMKIIKSEKITPGIFNFSNLDKISWFDFAEKIAELSEAKIKLNAIETSQYPTPAKRPKNSVLDLDKISKTYAIQLKPWEESLEDCIQVLQNN, from the coding sequence ATGAAAAAAATTTTAGTAACTGGGGCAAACGGACAATTAGGACAATGCCTTCAGAAAATTTCTTCTCAATTTGAAGAGTTCGAATTTATTTTTACAGATTCAGAAACACTAGATATTACCAATAAAGAAAAAGTAAATGATTTCTTTTGGCAAAATGCTCCTGATTTTTGTATCAATGCAGCGGCTTACACTGCTGTAGATTTAGCAGAGACAGATGTAGAAAAAGCTTTTTTGGTCAATGCTGACGGCACAGAAAATTTGGCAGAAGCATGTGCAGATAATAATGCACAATTTATTCATGTTTCAACAGACTATGTTTTTGATGGCGAAAATAATTTAGCGTATACAGAAGAAGACTTTACCAATCCTTTGGGCGTTTATGGTGCATCTAAATTAGCGGGAGACGAATTGGCTTTGGAAGTGAATCCATGTTCGGTTATTCTCAGAACATCATGGGTATATTCAGAATTTGGCAAAAATTTTGTAAAAACGATGCTCAATCTTTTCGCTACTAAAGAAGAATTGAATATCGTAGCAGACCAATTTGGGCAGCCTACCAATGCCAATGATTTAGCCGAGGCGATTATGAAAATCATAAAATCAGAAAAAATCACACCAGGGATTTTTAATTTTTCTAATTTGGACAAAATTTCGTGGTTTGATTTTGCCGAAAAGATTGCAGAACTTTCAGAGGCTAAGATTAAATTAAACGCCATTGAAACTTCACAATATCCTACACCAGCAAAAAGACCAAAAAATAGTGTTCTAGATTTAGACAAGATTTCTAAAACCTATGCCATCCAATTAAAACCTTGGGAAGAAAGTCTAGAAGACTGCATTCAAGTATTACAAAATAATTAA
- the rfbC gene encoding dTDP-4-dehydrorhamnose 3,5-epimerase: protein MDIENTALLDCFILKPKIWNDNRGYFFENYNKNIFQKLSGKEGDFVQDNLAFSHYGAIRGLHMQLPPYAQAKLVYCVQGRILDVAVDVRKDSPTFGQSFAVELTEDNRWQLFVPKGFLHGYSVLSETALVGYKCDDFYNKESECGIHPLDNTVNIDWRIPADQQLISEKDLNAISFLELPEIIL, encoded by the coding sequence ATGGACATAGAAAATACAGCCCTTTTAGATTGTTTTATTTTAAAACCGAAAATCTGGAACGATAATCGCGGGTACTTTTTCGAAAATTATAATAAAAATATTTTTCAAAAGCTTTCTGGCAAAGAAGGAGATTTCGTTCAAGACAACCTTGCGTTTTCACATTACGGTGCAATCAGAGGTTTGCATATGCAGCTTCCACCTTATGCACAAGCTAAATTGGTATACTGTGTACAAGGCAGAATATTAGATGTTGCTGTAGATGTAAGAAAAGATTCACCCACCTTTGGTCAATCTTTTGCTGTAGAACTTACAGAAGACAACAGATGGCAGTTATTTGTGCCAAAAGGTTTTTTACATGGGTATTCTGTACTTTCAGAAACAGCTTTAGTTGGGTATAAGTGTGATGATTTTTATAATAAAGAGTCAGAATGCGGGATTCATCCATTAGATAATACTGTAAATATTGACTGGAGAATTCCAGCAGATCAACAATTAATCTCAGAAAAAGATTTAAACGCTATTTCTTTTTTAGAACTTCCTGAAATTATTTTATAA
- a CDS encoding acyl-CoA thioesterase: MEKEVSSLVKIRFSDCDPIGHLNNVKYLEYMLNAREDHVEEFYGFTYEDYFRRTGCTWVAVQNEIAYLKEVKANTKVVISSKTIEMTDRVSKVEILMKDENEKEVFAVLWITVIYFNMKTRRSEVLPAETKELFSQYLVEIPHQEFKDRVQYFRILNKG, from the coding sequence ATGGAAAAAGAAGTTTCGAGCCTAGTAAAAATTAGATTCAGCGATTGTGACCCTATTGGGCATCTTAATAATGTAAAGTATTTAGAGTACATGCTCAATGCTAGAGAAGATCATGTAGAAGAGTTTTATGGCTTCACTTATGAAGATTATTTTAGAAGAACAGGCTGCACTTGGGTAGCCGTTCAAAATGAAATTGCCTACCTAAAAGAAGTAAAAGCCAATACCAAGGTTGTCATCAGTAGTAAAACCATCGAGATGACAGACAGAGTTTCTAAAGTAGAAATTCTCATGAAAGACGAAAACGAAAAAGAAGTTTTTGCAGTACTTTGGATTACGGTTATTTATTTTAATATGAAAACCAGAAGATCAGAGGTACTACCAGCAGAAACTAAAGAGCTTTTTTCTCAATATTTGGTAGAAATTCCTCATCAAGAGTTCAAAGACAGAGTTCAATATTTCAGAATTTTAAATAAAGGATAA
- a CDS encoding OmpH family outer membrane protein yields MKKLSVLFAAVMMFMSFGVAKAQKIATVDVAAILNMMPEKIKADEQLKAFSTAKQAELEKLANAFQADVQKYQQEGAKLTAQQREAKETELGKTQQNLQQMSQTAQKDLLDKQDAAYAPIEKRLNDAITRAAKANGWDFVFDSATQGLIYKAGPDATAAVKKELGM; encoded by the coding sequence ATGAAAAAATTAAGCGTATTATTTGCAGCAGTGATGATGTTTATGTCGTTCGGAGTTGCAAAGGCTCAGAAGATAGCTACAGTAGATGTGGCAGCTATTCTTAACATGATGCCAGAAAAAATAAAAGCTGATGAACAATTAAAAGCTTTCTCGACTGCTAAACAAGCAGAACTAGAAAAATTAGCAAATGCTTTCCAAGCAGATGTTCAGAAATATCAACAAGAAGGTGCTAAATTAACTGCTCAACAAAGAGAAGCTAAAGAAACTGAATTGGGTAAAACTCAACAAAATCTTCAGCAAATGTCTCAGACTGCTCAAAAAGATTTATTAGATAAGCAAGATGCTGCTTATGCACCAATCGAAAAAAGATTAAATGATGCCATCACCAGAGCTGCTAAAGCAAACGGTTGGGATTTTGTTTTCGATTCTGCAACTCAAGGATTAATTTACAAAGCTGGTCCAGATGCTACAGCTGCTGTAAAAAAAGAATTAGGAATGTAA
- a CDS encoding OmpH family outer membrane protein: protein MKNLKVFLIFLIFLTANSVTFAQKIGVVDTNYILSKMPQYTEAQARLEEQIKAWETELQSLQAEYDAKKAAFENEKVLLVGEQLKQRDTEVKNLDKKIKKFIAEKFSGEGEINKFRANLAKPFQDQIWNAIKTVTEKNSLGIVLDKSNNMSVIFLDKRYDYTDKVLDQLLKGSSKEDTKSKDAKAKNKK from the coding sequence ATGAAAAATTTAAAAGTTTTTTTAATATTTTTAATTTTTTTAACCGCTAATTCTGTTACATTTGCACAAAAGATAGGAGTGGTAGATACCAATTATATATTGAGTAAAATGCCACAATATACAGAAGCACAAGCGCGATTAGAAGAGCAGATTAAAGCTTGGGAAACAGAATTACAGTCTCTACAAGCAGAATATGATGCTAAAAAAGCCGCTTTTGAAAATGAAAAAGTTCTTTTAGTAGGAGAGCAATTAAAACAAAGAGATACAGAAGTAAAAAATCTCGATAAAAAAATTAAAAAATTTATTGCTGAAAAATTTAGCGGAGAAGGAGAAATTAATAAATTTAGAGCTAATTTAGCAAAACCTTTTCAAGACCAAATTTGGAATGCCATCAAAACAGTTACAGAAAAAAATAGTTTGGGCATAGTTCTTGATAAAAGTAATAATATGAGTGTTATTTTTCTTGACAAAAGATACGATTACACCGATAAAGTTTTAGACCAATTACTCAAAGGTTCTTCTAAAGAAGACACTAAAAGTAAAGACGCTAAAGCAAAAAATAAAAAATAG